A part of Setaria viridis chromosome 8, Setaria_viridis_v4.0, whole genome shotgun sequence genomic DNA contains:
- the LOC117833871 gene encoding uncharacterized protein produces the protein MAGFHNLTIEWVIRIMIAVRWPNWAAPFVLSNLSLGSTPREQQLVAFWLPCLVAHLGGPDNITAYSLEDNKTFLRQFVSTASQLLAISFAVYREVKILGGEGTLFWASLVMVGVGVCKYLERFWALSKADFGNIRSSSKNRSETLKINAQRRGRRKLLENEQALLVAHELLDITKGAFADYSVKEDQLKNDANLKEIFSVYWGNNGWNNMCKVVEMELSLIYDILYTKAAVIHTWFVYSIRVISPMVTAMVIVLFWLYSKEGQRTADVFITYILLVVTLLLDVRWLLGAAASTWTYAFFNASPERWLHHEVCCTVWWHRLRRFVVSLDAWQLPLREHGGGYRLWSGTIGQYNLFRECTSWHD, from the exons ATGGCTGGATTTCACAACCTGACAATCGAATGGGTGATCCGCATCATGATCGCTGTCAG GTGGCCCAACTGGGCCGCGCCGTTCGTCCTCAGCAACCTGTCCCTCGGCAGCACGCCGCGGGAGCAGCAGCTGGTCGCGTTCTGGCTGCCGTGCCTCGTGGCGCATCTCGGCGGCCCCGACAACATCACCGCCTACTCCTTGGAGGATAATAAGACCTTCTTGCGCCAGTTCGTAAGCACCGCGTCGCAACTCCTGGCAATCTCGTTTGCGGTATACAGGGAGGTAAAGATCCTCGGCGGGGAAGGCACCCTGTTCTGGGCGTCTTTGGTGATGGTTGGTGTTGGTGTTTGCAAGTATCTCGAGAGATTCTGGGCGCTTTCGAAAGCCGACTTTGGCAACATCCGCAGCTCAAGCAAGAACAGGTCAGAGACTTTGAAGATCAATGCCCAGCGGCGTGGACGCAGGAAGCTGCTGGAGAATGAGCAGGCTCTGCTTGTCGCTCATGAACTGCTTGATATCACCAAGGGGGCATTTGCTGATTATTCGGTCAAGGAGGACCAACTCAAGAATGATGCCAATCTGAAAGAGATATTCTCTGTCTATTGGGGGAATAATGGATGGAACAACATGTGCAAGGTGGTCGAGATGGAACTCTCGCTCATATACGACATCCTCTACACCAAGGCAGCCGTGATCCACACCTGGTTTGTCTACTCTATCCGTGTCATCTCTCCGATGGTCACGGCCATGGTGATCGTTCTGTTTTGGCTCTACAGCAAAGAAGGCCAGAGGACAGCAGATGTCTTCATCACGTACATCTTGCTGGTCGTCACCCTTCTTCTAGATGTGAGATGGCTCCTCGGAGCTGCAGCGTCGACCTGGACGTACGCGTTCTTCAACGCGAGTCCAGAGCGTTGGCTGCACCATGAAGTTTGCTGCACCGTATGGTGGCACCGGCTCCGTCGTTTCGTGGTTTCTCTTGATGCGTGGCAGCTGCCTCTCCGGGAGCACGGTGGTGGATACCGACTGTGGTCAGGCACCATTGGGCAATACAATCTGTTCCGTGAGTGCACCTCATGGCACGACTAG